DNA from Phragmites australis chromosome 16, lpPhrAust1.1, whole genome shotgun sequence:
GGTGTGGGTGTGGCGTTGTGGCTGTGCCATGGCCACGGGGTGACGGGGCATGGTCGTGGTGACGCAGACGATGTGGGCGCTACTGCCACTCCAAGTATGTTTATGCTATACATAGTGTggtaatttaaatatatttatactAGCTGGTAAAGAACTACTTAACTAGTATGGTAATTTAGGTATGTTTATGCTATACATACAATACCGGTGCTCCAGGTTCTTGGTTGGTGGAGGTAGAGCATATGTTTATGGATCTGTGTGACTGTGTGTAGCTTTTTCTGATTAGCCTGTATGCATTAATTTGAATAagtttgctagaaattaatatGACTTTTTGATTAGCCTTTTTATAGCATGAGAGCACATGTTTATGGAATAagtttgctagaaattaatatTTCTAAGAGAGCATTCAATTGGGGtaataattgagaaaatatgaTTCTCATAAAGTTGCATAGAGTGTTTGTATCTACCTAAGCATATTTctctttgtatttttttaaagcaCTAACTAGAGAGTTGAGTGATTATACTCCTCTACTTTTATGCTCATATGCTTATATGCTCACTTATGTGAAGAATAAGCTAAGAAATAAAATAGGGAGCTGATACATAAATGATTGATTGGTCATATTTATTGAGCGAGACTTCTTTTTGCAAGTTAAGGATAATATCATCATAGCTACGTTTCAAAAGATTAAGAACCGTAAAGTTGTActgtaattttgtttttttctagTTCTTTTATATTACCTTAGATGTTGTCATTATTATAAACAATTTTTACCTTGGATCTTGatattgtttaatatttatggttataaaaaaatatctatacATATCAGTATGTACACCTAAGTTTAAAATACTGGGCCCATCACTGTACACTCTTGGTGTAGAATaacactatatatatttgtgtaGGGGGTTCGCATTCTGGATTAGTTCACATGGTCCGAACGCATGCTGCCTTAGTTTTGTTATTAGTCAACCCGAAATTAACTATATAATTTGTCGCTCGTAATGACCCTTCAACACGTATGTACTATGATATATATTTTGTCGTAGTTGTTGTTGCATGAAAAATATAAACTAAGCcatgcatgaaaaaaaaattccttgaAGATTCCTAGTAGCTAGTGTAAGATCACTGACATAATTATCAATCACTTGTACTGCAAAGTAATTCGTGAAAATGTTGTTTCGTCACTAGTTGAACTTACAGCCACATTTATCTTTGGGATATAGAGGTCGGGATATTAATTGTTCCGTTACGTAAAAAGATGCAACAAATTCAATATCTATCTTTGAACTAGGGGTGGATCTAAAAAAATTTGAGCGGTGGCATTCAAGTGACTGAGCTTTTGCAACTTCACGAAAAAGTTTAAATATACTGAAATCTACTGAAATACAAGAATTTGAATGTCACCTGTGCTAGTTGAGGCTTATATATGCTGGGTCCGCCCATGTTTGACCCTAGCTACTATGCATGCACGAGTTCATTAATATAACTAATGATCGTCGTCGGTGAAAACCAAAAACTTTTTGTAGCATATAATTAACTTGTGTATAGTGGGTCATTAGGTGGAGTTGGACTTTAGCAAATTAAGCAATAGATAGACAGAGGGAGAATTAGCTGGAGTGTCACACGCATGGCAGCTGATCCATCGATACGATATTCCAATTCCATCGCATGTCGCTGTGGACCGACGGATTAAAGCACACCGTGCTTTAGCCACCACCATTTGAAGACTAGTTTTAATTCTTCCTTGCAATTGCTTCCATGgaaagtgtgtgtgtgtgagggagagagagagcgagtgcGAGTGCGAGTGCTtgtgagtgtttttttttttttgcatgattttgtaGTGTGCATTTTTTTAGCATGATTTTGCTTGTAGTGTCATGATGATTCTGTGGTGTGGTTTTCGTAAGGATGCAGGCAAGGCATGAATTGGATGAGGACATCTCTTGGCATGTATGATcaattcctttctctctcttccttccaACATCACAGTTTGTTAGGGTTTGACATGCAGTAGTGGCCATGGCAAGCCGACAAATTACTGTTACACTTCCTTTGGCTTTAATTTCGTTCTTCCTTGTCCAAAAtccttgtcttttttttttttttgtttcaggtCTTGACAACTGACACGTTGATGCATGCTCGGACTGTAAGCAGGATGGAGGATGGTAGTGTCAGTGACACTCTTTGATTCCATTTTCTTTcgatttgtttatttttgtgcGTGCGTTTTAATTTGGATGAGTAGTCGATTGTGGAAAAGGGGGGTGATGCGACTGCTGCGAGGGGCTACACAAGATGACCGAGGCTCTCTGATTCTGCAAAAGACAACCCAAATGCTTCAGTGTGTGAATGGGGTCCATGGATTTCGTGTGATCTTCGAGTTTCGTGAACTCCACCAGATAAGAAACAGAATAGTTAATGACATACAATAATTGGAATACATGTACTCCTCAAGAATTTTGCGAGGATTTCATATCCAGTGGAAAGCAGAAAATTTCCGAAGAATTTTGCAAGAATGTGATATTCCAAAAATGGGGCATAAGAATCTTGTGCTGACGTCTACCCAAGCGTCAGATTATTATCCAAGGTTGGTCCAAGGCTTTTGGTCCTCCATTGAAACACAAAACGGATGATCCAGATCAAGATGTTCAGTCTTGCATTTGGTCAAGTATTtccctttctttcctttcctttcctttttttttggccGAAGAAGTATTTCCCTTGTTCATAGTTCTCACTTCTGCAACAGGCAACAAGAATTGTTCCTTCAGAAACCTCAAGTACACCTCTCATTCACAAAAGGAATCTAAACCAAAACGTTCAGTTACAACAGTCAGACAGCAAGCTGTTCAAGTACCAACCATGAGGTTCAGGAAAAGAGCTACGGCTCGGCAACATTCTGTATTGCACTCTTTTTTCAGTCACAATCTCCATTGATGATTTGCTCTACCTTCTTCCTGGACCTAATGCAGAGAACCATGCATGCACATGAACTGCAATCGACTCCAACCGACATACAAATGCAGCGAAAATATTAGTTAATCTTGTGCTAGTTCCtagaaacataaaaaagaaGTAACATCAAAATtgcagaagaaagaaagaaagaaatggcTTCACATCAACGTAGGCCAGAACTTCGGAGGCAGCTGATATGAGATGATGGGTGCATACAAAGTTACAGACAATGATTGTCTTCAATTCATGCTTTTATTGATGTATTACTAATAGAATGATAATGTTTATTTGGTTAACTATCAATGGCATGGTAAGTTCCAAAAAAAAACGCCTACCGCATTCTGGGAAGAAATATTGGTCATGGTTTGTTGGAAGGGTGGGGCAACAGTTAGTTCCAAATCCTTCTTCTCTGTTGGAGGATCTGCCTTTGGAGGAGGCGATGATGAAGAATCACTTTGCAGGCTCAAGAATGCTTGAGATGCTGGAGCAGCTATATTGGCAGTGGCAGGAGTTGATGAAGACGTCCCTTCAGGGGATCTTGGAATTGGTCTGAACGGGAAGGGCATTTTCCAGAAGCGCTCCTGACAAAGGATAAAagcatgaattttttaaatctaGCACAAAACGCAATGGATGCCTCATTACATTTTAAATCTAGCACATTAAACAACGCAAACAGATCAACATTTGAACACTACGTGACAGTATAGAAGAAATGCTCTGCAGTTTCCCAATAAGAAAATTTTCTGATACCAGGTAGGTCCCCTGTTGCGGCTAAGGTACCCAATAACCTTAGTTTAAAAGGTACAATTAACATTCTCATATTTTGCACGTCATAAGTTTCAGTATAAAAAGTAACAATTGTTAACACCAAATATCCGGACAAGGGGGAGGGGGCTATTTCAGGTGCTACTTGTTGGATTTATACATGAGGCTAGTAAGTTATGCTAAAGTGCAAGGTATGCAACTCCTATGGGAGATACCCGTTGTGCAGCCAACCAATTTGATGCTCCAACACTCTCTCCGACAAGTGACCATCCAAAACATCACAATAGATTCTACAAAAATTTAAAAGGTAAGGATTAGGGAGGTCTACTGTCCAACAACAGTGCATGTCTTCACGCATGAGAAACAGAGAAGACAAAGTCACTCAACAagcttttctttatttttatttacaaattattttttgcaACCGGATATCTTTTTTCCTTGTCTATTTCAAAACTTGATTTTTGCATGATGACTGATGATTTTGTACCTACATTtccaattcaatttttttttttacaaaatttgcaaaatttacaaaaaattttAGTGATGATTTGAAATGGTCCTTAAATGGAAATGTAAGAGTTGACCACTAAATGCAAATTCACTTTCCCCATAACCTGTCCTATGGTAAATATGAATAGACTGTTGGTTTGCAATTTCGCTGATTAAGGGAGTACTAGTGTACTAGTGTCCTACTACACCTAAGGTTCATCTAGTTAGTGATAATTATGGTCTGGCACTATGGTGAGCTAATTATGCCCATGTTATAGACATAATATGAAAAAACAAAATTGCTAACGATACATGTGGACCAACACCTAAAACTACAAAAGTTTTGAACTCCGTTAATTACGCCATCTTTTAGGAACTCTGTTGGGAGTGGACTAACACAAAGTATATGTGTTACAAAAGTGATAGTATAGTAGCATTACCATGTGGTTCAATTTTCTGAAACTTGAATCCATATTTGTTGCCTTAAAAGATGGAACTGGGGAAAGATCTCTTCCAACTTGAGGTGCCATATAGGCGTTTGAAGATGAGACTCCTTCCTGAAAGTGATTGCCATTTCCAGTTCAGTAATGAAAGTACGGTGTTAAAATTAAACTGCGAGGATCATGAGCATACCAAGTTGCTGTTCTGGAGTAGTTTCGTCATAGCTACCACATCATGTACTTTTGCCATTGATGGTGGTAAGATGGGGCAATTTGGTGCTTCTGACTGCGATTCACAAGTTTATTAAGCATTGGTTATAGACAATGTTTCAGATGTCAGTGCAATACTTCAAAGGTTGGCAGAAAGTACCAGCTCTCCTGGCATCATATCAAAAAGACTAGCTCTgcgcttcttcttgtttggattAGTTTGTCTGAGAAAAAATTTCTGAGCATGGCTTGCCACTTGGGTAGGTGTTCTTGTAGTAACAAATTTTTTTGCTATACCCCTCCAGTCTCCCTTCCCTAGCTTTTCAAGACCAGCAAGAAATGTCCTATGCTCTTCTTCAGTCCAAGGAACAGCTGCAAAGTAGCAATAATACTGTCAAATGAATAGAACTAGATGTAGAAAGATGTTATGCATTTACAAATTGTAGTTACAAAATAGAGAGACATCCATATCTCTTCTTCAACTCAATATGGTAAAACTTCTTCCTGAATTGGCTCTCAGAACTATTCACTACTAGAATTGTCCAAAAGATTTATAAAAGTGATCTGATTCTGCTGCTCTCAACATCAGTTGGTGTTATCTAAATAAGAGGATAATTTGcataagaaccaaataaacaatCACAGGAAACCAATGCAATAAagaattattttaaataaaaaataactaaaaatgGTGGGGACATAACCGGATAACCCTAATCAATGTGGGCTTTGAAGTATTTCAATTTTCAACAGTTCGCCATCACCACCACTCTGCTAAATGGGGCTCACTGTAGGGATAAACCTAAGTTCTCAAATGTGTGTCATCTACTCATCCTACTAAACAGctttgacaaaaccttcagaaCCACTTAGAAAAATTAACACTTCCTAACTCAAGCTTGTTTCATAGCAATTCCTGAATCTACATTTTCCTATAATCCAAAACCTCGTCAAACAACTGTACATCATCTTACTTGCCTATTGGCACAAAGAATACCATGAAATCATTTCTTAATGCTATTTTGCTAATATAGTTTCATGTCTTTAATCGGTCTAAGTGGCCTGATAGTTGAGGCCAACACAGTTGTATAGGCAACCAAATAGAAGTCGCCGTCAACTCTTAATTTCTAAAAGTAATACAGGGAGTAAATACAAATCTGTATGAGTTATTTATCATTCATTTGAGTATATTTAGCAAGCATGGCCACATGCTTTGCTCAGCAAAACAGCAGGATACTATTCCGAAGTCTAAACTATTGATAATCAATTAGTAAAAATTAGATATTATATTGGTAAACAAGACCTGATAGGTTTTCAATTTAAACAGGCGTTAGGCACCTTAGTGGAAGCTTTGGGCATAAGTGCAGAATGGTTGCCCCCatatatatctaatatattAAGGTAGATCAGACTAACAAACTGTTATAGTAACTCATCGAATAGAACGAAAACTGTAGGCAGTCGAACAATTTTCAGCGTGGGTTTCACCATATAGCCTCGGGCAGTAGAAAAATGGGCTCCTAAAAGATTTCTTACAACCTGGCAAGTCATGCAAATAGGGCTGCATGAGTCAGTGCAATGCAGGAATGGAGTATTCAACTAATAGAACAGTTAAGTCCGGTTGACAGCAGTATATGAGCCAACAAGGCAGCAGCGTTCAGCATCACATGCCATCACTTCCCCGGTAGAAGACAAATAACTTGTCTTTTCTAAGCAAAGTATAACTCGAATGCATCCAATCTCCAATTCCACAAAATCACCAGAATAGATGTATCGaaactttttctttcttatgcCTGTGACAATGTGAGTAGAGGTATACATGCAGTACACTGTTTGACATGGCCACAGACCATGACGTAAAATCAAACACAGGTCTGGTGACAGTCTTATTCGACTTCCATTTTGACTGGCAAAAGGGCAAGATCATAACTGGTCCTTATGTGATTGAACTAGTCCACATCACAAGTTATCAATAAAAGTACAAATTCCAAACAGGGATTTTCTGATCAGTTCTATACTTCCCAATCATCAAATCAGAATGTACTTCCAACCCAAACTCTATTATGAACAAAACAATCTCACCAGTCCACATCATTTGGATCAAACAGGCAAGAAAAGGTATGCAAATTGCAACATGGAGGGTACACATTAAATGAAACAATATGCCAAAACAATAAAATGGATAACACATACAAGCTAAGGTACAACGCTAGCAAAGGAACAAGCTTTACGCATTCAACGAACAAACCAACCGGGGTACCATAAATCTACAGCTCGATGCAGCTAAATCAACGGCTTCAGCTATTAAACGAAGCTAATATTCACAAACACTCCCTCTAATGCATGCACAGATACAAAAGAGCAGCATTTgtgcatgaaaaaaaaaatcagaaatgcCGCAACTTTCTACATAAAAAAACACAAGGACCAGACTAAGCATTCCGGCAACGGAAACGGGACTTTACATCACCAGATCTTTGCGTGTTTGTACACATTTATGCATCAAAAGAGAGATTTTTAGGCAAAACGGAAGAGAAAAAGGCAACACCTTTCTTCCTCTCCTGCGCTCTCCGCCGCTTCCCGGACGACTGCATCAACCCGCCATCGGAGAGGtacccgtcgccggcgccgccaccatctcctgagccggcggcggcgaggtttCCCATGCTCTTACACTTGCGCATCACGGTCTCCCTCGCCGCCAACGGCGGGTTCGGGCTCGAACGCCGGTCAGCCGGATCCACCTCCAGCGCCGGCGGGGGCGCCGGCGCGATGGTGACGCCGAAGAGGCGCATCCCAGCTGGGCGCGAATCGTGAGGCATCGAGGCGGTCGAGCTCCGGCGAGTGGGGCGGTGGGGTGTAGGAGGGACGAATGGAGACAATTGGTAATTCATCGGACAGGTTTTCTCTCACCCTTTTTTAGCACACTGTCCTTTCGGTTTTATCCGCAATTTATAATTTCAATCCCTCACAATCTGTTTAACAACTTTACTTTTATACGTGAATGATGTTTTATTAGGATATGTTGTCACTCTATCAATAACAGTGAGATCCAGATTTTTACCATTAAATTGGACAGTTAGGACGTTAAGCAAGCAATATAGCGAAAATGTGAATCTTATGTGTATGCATGTACAACTTGGTATTGTAGCATCGATTTTTTCATTGGGTAACCTAAGGTCCCGTTCGGATTCAAGGAAAATTTGGGGGAAAAAGTACAGGATTCCATATTTCTGTACGATAGTTTGGCTGTTTGGAATGAAGGAAACGCTGATTTCGTGCCTCTGGAAAGGCGTTGCTATCCATGATTTCACAAGAAATAAAACATCCACTCCAAGCCAGAGAAAGAATCTTTGCTGCTCTCCCTAGCTCCTCTCTCATCCTTCCCGTCATAGCGACCATtcccaatgaaaataaaaaaaattgacgcGAATCCACCACTAGAGATGACGAATCAACACCAATGAAGCATCTTTGATGGAGGAAATCTGACtacccctcctcctccccatcctccccctcctcctccatcagcaCAGGGTCACCAATTTGAGGGATGAAGAGATTTCACAAGAAACATGTAATTTATTTGATAACAACGTGGATTCCTCCTTTAAGAAAGATTTTGTGTCCTTATTACGATTTCTATATTAGAATACCTTTGCAATATGCATCCTAGTTCAgatttattttggttttttttcaAGATTTCCTATGCTAGATCGTTAGATCAAGACATGGTAAAATACTCTAATGCTAATCAAGATTTCCTTTGCTAGATGTTAGAGCGAGGCATGGCAATACAACAGACAATGCCTTTACctttttttgctatttttcaatTATATTGTATTCAtatttctctattttattttgaaactaaAAATATAGTTATGAAACCATGTTAGACACCACAAAGAATGTTGCTAGAGCTATCTGTAATCACCAAAGGAAAGTTTATCTTATTGGACTCTTAAAAGATCACGATGTGCCTAAATTTTGGACACAAAATGCATGGAGCAAGGAGGCCTGAACCAGTATTACAACTCAATTCAACCAAAAGTTTTCTTCATCATTCACCATTGCTCAAGTAAAATAAAATGAGCAAGATATGAAGAAGGAGTACCGAGCTATAAAATATTTGTTAGCAGAAAGTTGTTTGACTGGGATTCTAATAGAATGACGGTAGTGGTACCAACTAGTGTTTGGGAATCACTAGGGGCACACCAAAACAAAGACCCTCTTCTTCGATGGTGAGACAAATCATTTCCATATTTTGATGATCTGTTTGCTCTATATGATGGTAAGTTTTAGGTTACAGATCTGATTGTTTATGCTTATCTTTGCACATTGTTATACTTGTGCTTAAAATTGTTATATACATAATTTATGCAGAGTGTTATGCTCAAGGAAGAAATTGTCATGGAATGGATCATTATGCGAATAAGGCAAAACTATCTGTATAAGTTCCTGCATCATATTTTTGCCATCATTGCAGTCACCTTCACCTACTCTACTTGCTCCAGGTGCATCATCTTTTAATTTTGAAATAGAAGGGGATAGGGATGGCACTAATTGGTTTGGTACTTATGTATTCAGTCCTTTCTCAAGTCAAGTAAATGATTCTACATTTCATGCCTCATCTGAAGGAGCACATGTACTACATTCCCATAAACAAGTTTTGGAAACTCTACGCTACAATTACCGGGCATCTAGTTCAACTCCAGAGGTGGTTGATGCAAAACGACTAAAAAGGCAAAAGACCAGCACCACTACTTCAAACAATGATTTCTAGGAGATATACTTAAGGCTAAAAAAGAAGAGATTGATCGATTTGCGGCTAtcgtggagaagaaaatggaggatccCTACAACATCAAGAATTGTGTCATAACACTTGAGGGTTTGGTTGATCGACTACAAATGAAAGATATGGTAAAAGCAACGGACATCTTCAAAGACAATCCAGCAAACAAGGAAGTTTTTCTCTCATTTCAAAGTGATGAATTGCGATTGGGATGGTTGCACAAACAAATTTAGCTTACCTAAGCAAATTTGGATTACAATAGCTTTTGTGACATGTGTGCAGGTATGCTATATGGTTATTTTGTAGTAGAAAAGGCCACCAGAACTAGCATGTCTTTTGAATAGAGTACTGATACTAGCATGACTTTTGTAGTGGACTGATACTAGCAAACTTGATAGTTGGCATAGGTAAAGACCAACTCATTAGAGTGGACATGGTTACATTAAATATAAGGACATCTCTGGCATTGACATGTCCGTCTtacaaataatagcataattcaggttctaagccactagaaactaaaccattccactaaataatagcataattcgtgaactcacaagtggctagtctaactctatgcatttcaggaaccatatgagaactatacatttgatcaaccgtcatttcccaatctaaataagcatcatcatcatatgcaccatcaaaaggcggtattgaaaacttaatcttagaataaggatcatcgcgaccattgcgattaacattattacctccattaccttgacgatgTTGTTgttcacgacgtaattgttcagcacgacgacgttgctcagcacgcgcatcttgcccaacaaaaacctcaccatcttcctggtcaccatctccgtcaccattattattatcatcatgtgaatgttcatcatcctgtggtggctgtcgcaactcaaggtcgttcactcgcgtgacaaggttagcaatgcttgttctaatgtttgtcaatagtctagtatgatcctgcaagactttgttgagttcttccttggacacacaatccttaaaatccgacagAGAGCCATCatctgacatggttagtagaaagcaaaggataacacaatattatccctatcaattactaggtggtggaaggtggaatcacacacactcaagcgtcttaccacgctcttacaaatgttcttaccaacgcagcaaggaggaacaaccggtgacaagtctTGAAACCGTgtgaagcgtgggatgattgcaagagtgaacctgttcggatcaaagaaggtggagcttggaaggcacaatatggtagcaaggattagcaataactgtaatcagatgagcaaagctgaataagcgtccaaagtatgaatcacagttgctagtctatcacgtgtccctagtcctagcacaacagctgaaacaaagttAATCAGGATGATCAGATAAAGCACAAGatggaaagacacagcaaacagcacaattatctgggtgttctctatgtgctcctcttttttatcttttagcactagtagaaattacgaatattttttttgtatttttctgatatttttttctgaactaggagcacacaagaaacaaccacagaaatttttagctcaaacggatgcaagatgtggcctatagaaaattaAGCACGTTCTCCGAAAAGTGTGCGAAAatttcgcggctcgaatactcaatcttccaagccgaagcgggggagcaacggatataactttttctgtagatatccgtgaaaaaaaatttgcctgattccgaatccgtatgagaaagttatggccgttttactgaacccctgtcgagttagggtttttttaaagcacctcttgcagaaattgttctCGTTAAGGTATGGCAAGCAATAAGATCATGAGAGGAACAAGAAGGGTAGCGATGGCAAGGCAATTGATACAAAGcggcttgcaacctatctagggttggcgtggcggaaagtaacacaaggcggctcgcggtggcaaatcgagtaatgtggtggctcgacttgttggtggggatggtggcgatgggatagcggcgtgatcaaaacagcacggagcgttgactaaagaccaagaacacgactctaaaccagcaacaagactcgaccacggacacaaactcaacaacgcgcaactgaaaacaaaaattgcaaaggcacaaagggttttAGGGCAGCGGAAAGTGacggatttttttttggctttttctggactctaggtaatgaaaaacagactaatctaaaggggaaaacgaaattacctaacgggcaatctgaagctctgataccagatgatgggattgttggcctgatcttccgataggtagcgataagtcggtaggtggagaactcgacgttgatgatctaaaggctttGACCCAAACAGATCacctcccttgcaatcactacaccacagctccgttggttatcaaccgtgttgcgcggttgacctcgctaagaaggctcaatccctgcaagcgtaccgagaacacaagcaagaacgtagaagatgcaatctgaaatattgcgaatagaattcaagcactcgaagttggggtttcacaaacacttgcggcggcctagtcggtccggaacaagagcgaaaatctcacaatctgtgtgtagatcaatatctaagcaaaacccaaccttaATTGGggcgacggctactgtatataagagactagagtcggccaaggacccttagacgcgtccctaatggactccaacacgttacacggcccaacgagtcaaaagatggtggcgcaacaccctgacagattctagatatccacttgtttcgatgatttctgttgactcagaacgaatttggacatgggaccagtcccgttggaaagcctatctccttagctttccaaccatatgtagaacgtcgaaaacggagtccgtatgtgtcttgggcgacgattttagtgcagtctgatcctggactccgaaacggactcgaacttgattggggacctccaccttggcttgggcgccctgctggtcttctcccgtgttcctaagtaacaatacatcacaattattcggTAGCATTctatccttatcaaaatataaaggaacactaaggaacgagctcacctcatgatttagttgacgtgcacgagctcgtgtcaatagacctattgttggaggaatactcggtg
Protein-coding regions in this window:
- the LOC133896447 gene encoding transcription factor MYBS3-like, giving the protein MNYQLSPFVPPTPHRPTRRSSTASMPHDSRPAGMRLFGVTIAPAPPPALEVDPADRRSSPNPPLAARETVMRKCKSMGNLAAAGSGDGGGAGDGYLSDGGLMQSSGKRRRAQERKKAVPWTEEEHRTFLAGLEKLGKGDWRGIAKKFVTTRTPTQVASHAQKFFLRQTNPNKKKRRASLFDMMPGELSEAPNCPILPPSMAKVHDVVAMTKLLQNSNLEGVSSSNAYMAPQVGRDLSPVPSFKATNMDSSFRKLNHMERFWKMPFPFRPIPRSPEGTSSSTPATANIAAPASQAFLSLQSDSSSSPPPKADPPTEKKDLELTVAPPFQQTMTNISSQNAFMCMHGSLH